AAGTGTACCAGGATCGGAGGCTCAGAGAGCACCAAGGCCAGACTAACAGGCCTCGCAGGCCTTCACTTCATACTCAATGGTGAATATCCATTATATTGTGTGCATGTTGAACTACTCCTTGCTAtttagaccagagctgagtcctctctgttttctctgcagGGCTTTGCTCCTTGACTGCATGCTCCCTGTACGCACACAGGATCACATCAGAGTTCTTTGACCCACTCTTTTTTGCTCAAAAGTAAGTGTTCAGCTTAACTGTGCTACTTAATGTCCTACTGCACTGCATGTAGACAAATGAAATGCAGTGAGCACATGTATTTACTAACTGGTCACTGGCTTTGCCGGCTATGTCCGTCCTCTCGTTGCCAGGTTTGAGCTGGGCGCAGCGCTCTTCATCGGCTGGGCTGGATCGGTGCTCTGCATTTCAGGAGGACTCATATTCTGCCTTTCCTTGTCAGAGGGCTTCAGGCAAGTTTGTACAATTTAATTAAACGATGGTCAATTACATAAAAGTATTACTTTGACAGACGTGTCCCCCCCCATTCCATTTACTCAGTGTGTTATGTAATCTGTAAGTACGGTACGTATCTTAACATCATGTTGACTGAGACACAGAAATGGAAAGTTATCTATAATAGAGTAGACGGACCGTAAAGCTTGTCATTCAGTAAGTCAATGAAGCAGTTTAATATGAACTGTAATGAAGTTGTTTAAGTACTGGCATATCCAGGGATCACTGTCAACATCTTGTCTCATAGTGACAACAGTATAAGGACATGCACTGTATGTTGATGACTGAATGTTTTCTTTGTGTATAGTATCAACGTATTTATGTGAAAGTCACCTTGGGTGGGGGGCCTAGGGAACTAGTGTATGGGGTGGGATGAATTGGCCTAGATCCGGAGACTTCTGTCTTCTGAACtagaacttttttttttaccatggaAATGGAATGAAGACAATGTATATCTCAAAGGAGTAACCCTTAGTGTTTTCCTCTAGTCGAGCAGAGTGCTCCTACAGTGGTGGTACGTCTATGGTAACCAAGCGTCACAAACCCGGCAAGTCTGCCAACAGTTTCTACAAATCGCCAGTTTCCACAGACCCCCGAGACCCAGCAGAACACTCAAGGCAGTTTGGAAAGAACGCCTATGTGTGACAACGGACGGAACACTGGCATTGCCATATGGTCATATGAGGTGACCGTGGACTGTTTGACCCTTGGGCTAAGCTTGTTGAGGTCACCTTTTCATACTTCTTCAACCAGAACCCCAATTCCTTATTGAGAAGGATTCCTGTGTGATTACATTACCTAAGGGTGTGATGCTACCTGCTTTTATTTTCCTTGCTATCGCACTTCTTTTCAATGCACTGTTCATGGAACATGGTTTTTGATATCTTCTCTGCCAAAGGAgactccttgctgtctctgtgcctctgctgtATAACTGACTTGAACAATGTCACCCCATGTGGCACAAACAATGCTGGGGGAAATAACCCTTGAAATCAGCAAGAGGAAATAGACAAGCTGTTGGCTCCTCTCTAAAACCACATTAGGTAATAGGTCTCTTCTGTCAACGGGCGATAAACAAAATAAATCAGATAAGCTTGTTTTCTTCACAGGGCAGGAAATTCGGTTTGGCTAGGATCACAGTATGAACTCCCGGGTCACCTTGAAGGGACAAATGAACGGGTGCTCTTCCAAATCCATTGTTGTTCATTAGATATGCCTCAAGAACAAATATCAGGAATATGTGTCCGTTTGAGGTAATCTAGAAACATTACTCAATTGGTTAATTCCTGTACGTCTCCCAATATGTTGTAATCAGTGGCGATgtcaataaatgttttgtttttttgcataCAAGGAATTCAGTGGCAATTATCTTTGAATGATCTGGTGAAAGAACATTAATTCAGTATAAAGGAAAGGGGGATTGAATAAGTAGACTTTTTAATTTGGGGGTTTATCACTTTGACATGGACCTCTGTATGAGTGTCTCATGACAACTACCTCCGGAACTCAACTGTGGAGCCAATGCCCGTCTGCCGTATGCTGTCACTCTTTAGCAGACCACAAGTGAAGCCTAGACGAAGAAAGAGTCAATAGAGAACATTGTGTGCTCTCAAGAAATGTCAAGTTGTTGTATTTTTGCAATATACCTCACACTGAAAGATGGCCCCCTACCAGCCACCACGGACAGAAAGGGGCTTCCGTTGTCTCGATTGATCACAGAGTTACCAATCAACAGCAGTCCTGCCCCAGTTGATCTCTGTTCAGACTCGGATATGGGAAGTTTCCTCCACCGCCTGCCATCTATCCCACCTTCTGATCAATGGAAACCTTAACCCCGTTACGTGAATCCTCTTGGTCCTCCGAGCCGGGGGACTCTCACCAGCTGGCATGGAGCTACAGCTGGTAGCCGCCCCGTGCTCCCTGCTCCAGTCCTGTGTATCCGTAAACAAGTGTCGGGTGTCCCGCAGCTCTGGTTGGTCAGAGGACCTACTCTGGCTACACTACTAAGTTAGGATGATAGCCAGACATCTAGACAAAATCAATACTGGTGAGTGATTTCACATTTTGATGTCCATATTTTTCAGAATGAATCCAGAGATGAAttcaccatttaaaaaaaaaaacagttttattGCATGCAATAAGTCTAAGATTCCTCATTTGTATGGATTGAAGCATCAGAAGAGCCACATGAATCCCAAGCATCCCTAATTCATGTCTATTTTCTTACATCAGATTCTAAATTCAAACATAAAGGCCACCAGCAGAATCCTTGCCCCAAAAAGCAGTTTATTTATGCCAAATTTACAGCTATTTGTTTGTGCCAGAAAATTTGATTTGGACTGTGGTTGAGGTACAGTTTGGCTGCATTTCAACAAGACACCACCAGAGAGCAGTATAACTATACTTTTATTTAGAGGACGATCGAGTCAAACTATTGACAGATAGAAATTCAAACAATGTTCTGTATATATGCATCTTTGGATGGAATCTTACTTACTATTTCTTCAATTCTCCTGGTAGGTAATTCTGCAGCAGGTATTTGTGCTTTATAACCCATAATTAACGTGAGGCCCTGCCAGCGAACACAACCACTCGTTTGTTCTTTCTCCGTTATTAGCCCATCATTAATGAAAAGCATGAATTACCACCATATAGGTCCATGCATCACAACAGTGGGTCCATTCCAATGTCCCATCTACTTTGCCGATAACTTTGCCAATAAGCCGAGGGACTCGGTACAAAGAAGACCCTTCTCATCTTCACTCACCACAAGAAAATCCATCACTCCCCATGCAACTAATACCATCAGAGAGAGCCGTGGATTTAAGCATAATTATATGAGGTCAAAGACGTTATGTTTTAATTATATAAGTGAAGCAGGCAGCACACCTAGCTAATAACCCACCGCAGCCCGAGGCAATGTCAACGGACAATGGAAGCGCTTCAACGGACTCTGAAGTTGTAATTCCTCAGGTAATGAGTTCTTATTGAACTAGTTAAGGTCAGACCTGCACTGTATTTAAAATAATGATCATCTTGAGATGAGGTCAAGTTTTGCCATAGCCTTTGGGCCGTACTAGGTCATGTTTATGTCCTTTGAATACATTTGATCAGAATAGGTCAAATAATTCAAAACCCAAGGAATCAGCTTGGGACATAGAGATGGGAGGTTTCTGAAATGTGAGATAAACGCTTAGGTGAACAATTTCAGCACCCAAACAAGGTTCTGGAAACCTGAGCAGCAACAGACCC
This genomic window from Oncorhynchus nerka isolate Pitt River linkage group LG2, Oner_Uvic_2.0, whole genome shotgun sequence contains:
- the cldn10a gene encoding claudin-10a; this encodes MSNMATEIVAFILNISGWILVCSTLPTDYWKVSSVDGTVITTATFWSNLWKTCVTDSTGVSNCKDFPSMLALDVYIQVCRGLMIASVCLGFFGATLALMGMKCTRIGGSESTKARLTGLAGLHFILNGLCSLTACSLYAHRITSEFFDPLFFAQKFELGAALFIGWAGSVLCISGGLIFCLSLSEGFSRAECSYSGGTSMVTKRHKPGKSANSFYKSPVSTDPRDPAEHSRQFGKNAYV